Below is a genomic region from Pseudocalidococcus azoricus BACA0444.
CTGCTCTATGAAGAGAGTTTTTTGATTGTCCAGCAAATCCTTGATCTAATTGAAAGTTAATCAAGATGAGTGATGACCTGATCGGTGAGTCATTCCAGAATGCCTAAAATCTCGCTGCTTGAGCCTAGTGATGGTTTCCTGATACCAAAGCACTAAATCCTGATCATACAGATCATCAGTAAGGTCAGTCGGAGAAAGAGTTATAGGGCCAGGCCTGGCTTCAGCGTAAAATCAACCTAGTGGCGATTGAAAATAATATCGCCAGCATTAGTGAGGTATGGATTTTATGGGATTTGTGGTTCGGCAAATGCAGCCAGAAGAAATTCAGCTTGCGGTGCGTTGGGCGGCGGTGGAAGGTTGGAACCCCGGCCAGTTTGATGCCACCACGTTTTACAATACCGACCCCACTGGCTTTTTTATAGGCGAGTTAGACGGTGAACCGATTGCCTGTATTTCCGGGGTTGCCTATGGCGATCACTATGGCTTTGTTGGGTTCTATATCGTCAAACCGGAATTTCGCGGACAGGGCTATGGCCTGCAAACCTGGAATGGAGCGATTACCTACTTAAGGTCACAATCGGGGCGGATCCTTGGCCTGGATGGGGTGGTCGAGCAGCAACATAACTATGAACGTTCCGGGTTTCGGCTGGCCCATCGCAATAGTCGATTTCAGGGGCAGTTTTTCGAGAATTTTGCGATTGATCCACATTTAGTACCGATTCAAGAGGTGGCCTGGGCGGAGTTATTAGGGTTTGACCGGCAATTTTTTCCAGGAGCGCGCGAGAAGTTTCTCCAGGCCTGGTTCCAGCAACCCCACACCCTCAGTTATGCCTATGTTGATTCTGTACTCAAAGGCTATGGCGCAATTCGACCGGCTGAGACGGGTTGGCGGATTGGGCCGTTGTTTGCCGTGAATTATTCAGTCGCAGAAACAATTTTTCGGGGCCTGGTTGCCCACGCGCAAGGGGCAGCTTGTTTTCTCGATATCCCCCTGGTTAATCCTGATGCCGTGAAATTAGTCGAGGCTTACCAAATGACCCCAATGTTTGAAACTGGGCGGATGTACCTGCCCCAGGCCCCCGAAATCAATCTCAATGGTCTTTACGGGATTACCAGCCTAGAGTTGGGTTAGGTTCACCATTTTCATCAAAAATAGAGGTCAGCTAAGAATTTTGCAATCCCCAAGGGCTAAGTTTGTTCACACTTAAACATCGGATCACTCAAGCTGGGCGTTGGTTGCGCTGGCTTGGCCTGGGGCTGTTGTGCCTGATGCTCTGGGGCTGTGGGGCTGCACCAAAGTCGGATGTGATTCAGCTCACATTTTGGCAAGGCGTTAATCCTCCCCCCAACCGAGAAGTCCTCCAAAAGCTGGTGGATCGATTTAACCAGGCCCACCCTCATATCCAGGTTGAGAGCATTTATGTCGGTCAACCCGATCAACAATTGCCAAAAATCCTGGCGGCGGTCGTGGGTAATGCCCCTCCAGATCTGCTTTGGTACAATCCAACCATTACCGGGCAACTGGTGGAGCTAGGGGCAATTCGGAATTTGGATGATTGGTGGCAAACCTCTCCCCTGCGCCCAGAACTCGAACCTGCCCTCCAGGCCACAATGACCTTTGAAAACCAGATTTGGTCAGTCCCCTTTGCCACCAATAATTTGGCTGTCTTTTACCGTCCGAGCTTATTCAAGGCCGCCGGGATCACAACCCTCCCCCAAACTTGGTCAGAATTTCGCCAAGTCGCCCGCCAACTGACCCAAGACACCAATGGAGATGGGCGAGTGGATCAACATGGGATCATGCTGGCCTTAGGACAGGGGGATTTTGCCGTTTTTACTTGGCTACCTTTTTTATGGAGTGCAGGCGGGGGCCTGGGGACAGCCGTTAATAATGCCACATTGAATAGCCCTGGAGCGGCGGTTGCTTTGCAATTTTGGGCCGATTTAATCCAAGATGGTTCAGCAATTTTGTCCCTCCCCGAGCGGGGTTATGAGCTAGATAACTTTTTAACGGCAAAAGTGGCGATGCAAATTACTGGCCCCTGGACGCTTGGCCAACTCCAACAGGCCAAAACTGACTTTGCCGTGATGCCCATCCCCAGAGATGTCCAGGCCGCCACTGCCTTGGGGGGAGAAAACCTCTTTATCTTCAAAACCACACCAGCCCGAGAAAAAGCCGCCTGGGTCTTTGCGGAATATGTCATGAGTCAGGATTTTCAAACCGAGTTTGCTTTGGGAACGGGGTATTTACCTGTGAATCGCTTTGTCCAAAATCGCCCCCAATATCAGTCCTTCCTGGCCGAGCAACCCGCGTTGAACGTCTTTCTTGAGCAGATGCCCCAGGCCCAGGCCCGCCCCTTATTTCCTGGTTATGCCCGCTTTTCCGAAAGTTTAGGCCGGGCCTTGGAATCGGTCTTACTCGGCCAAGAGAGTCCCACTGTGGCCCTCAACCAAGCCCAAGCCCGCTGGCAACTCCTGCAACCCCGTGCCCCAACAAACGCTCCCTAGGCCGGGGCAATATCGGTTCAAGGTTTACTCAAAAAAATCCAGGCCCCCAGATTTGGGTTGGCGCAGTTGCGGTTCCGGGGCAAAACCCAATAGGAGCGGAAACTGTAACATGGATAAATTCACCGATTCCTGGGAATCATCAATCAAAATTAGGGGTAAATAGTCATCCTGTTCCAAGCGATCGGCGCGAAAGGCCAGGGCATCGGCGGACTCAAATAAGGCCACCCCCCGATCTGGGCCAAAGTCAGTCCGAGTAATGCCCAAGCAATCCTGTAAACCGCGCCGCCAGTCCCCCAGTCGTTCCGGTGAATCGGCCAAAATCAGCACCCGCAGCGTATCGTCATAAAAGTCTCGCAGGATCGAAATAATTGCCGCGGCCACCAAAATGTTTTGCAGGCGACTATTCATGGAACGCAACGCCCCCCGCCCCCCGAGATCAAAAAACCAGGTCTCTACTCGCTCGGCATGGATGGGTTCAAAGGTGCGGCGCAGTTGCCAGGCCGGGCCATAGTAATTGGGGTTTTGGCGATATTGCTCAATTAACTTCTGGATCCGCTTGGCTTCTTCTTGAAAACTTTCCTCCGCCAAATGGAGTTTAGCCGTCCCCTTGGTTTCCGGAGCCGCAGTTGGGGTGGCCGGCGTTGGCGGAATCGTAGGGATCAATTCTAATTGCTCAGCGGTGGTGGCCAAATCCTGCAAACTATTGACCAAATAATCCTTAAACCCCTGAATCCGGATCGCCAGGTCTTGGGAGGCCCCGACAAAGTTTTGCTTCAATTCTTTTTGAATCCGTTCGCGGCGGCGTTCGAGTTTTTCAATTTCTCTGATCAGACCGGCCCGTTGAGCTTCTAAATCTGCCAGAGATGTGGCCACGAGTTGCTGAAGCTGGGTCTGGGTGGCAGTTATATCTGGGGAGGAGAGGAGGGGAGGGGAATTTTCACCTTTGATCAGGAATTCCGTTGGCTCATCTAAGGAAGGCAGCTCTGGCATTTCTTGATATTCCGGCCGCAGATCCAGGGGTTCCGGTAAGGCAATCTCCTCTGAGGCCTGGGAATTATTTTCCGATGCTGGTTGGGCATCATCTGGCCAGTTTTCATTCATCATGACCACTCACCGCCGTTGCAGAGGTTATCCGAGGGCAGCGCGCTTCTAGGCAGGCCTGGAGTTGTTTGGGATCAAAAAGGATGGGTAGGAAATGGATACTATTGACTTCTCGAAAATAGAACAAAATTTGTAAGTCAGACCAGTAAATTTCCCAATGTAACCAGTCTTGATAGGGGAAGGGTCGAATTTGTTTTTCACCGCGATACACATCCAGGCCCTGATCCGTAAACTGAAGCCTTAAGGTGGCCGCTTGAATTGCCAAAAATAGGGCAAAGGCTTCAAAAGGCAACGGCAGCCAGGGATTGACTGTAAACAGAGGCAATGCCAACGTGGCTAAACCAAAGGGGAGGCGGTAACTTGGTCGGAGGGTAATTGTTCCTAGGGAAGGAGGTGCTTGAGAAGTCATGTAGCCCAAAATTAACCAGCAAAGGTTCACTTGCCCATTGTAGGCTATAGCTGATTGACGCTGATCGTCCCTGTCCCTCCAAACAAGACCCAAGAGAGGAAGAAATTAATAATAAAGATCGCTAAAAGGGAGATCACCACTGCGGCCGTTGTGGATTGTCCAACTCCCTTGGCCCCACCCGTGGTCGTTAAACCCCAATGGCAGCCAATAATTGAAACTAACCCGCCAAAAATAACCGCCTTAATCATCGCCGCCCAAATATCCCAGGTACCGAGGAAGTTACGAATAGAATCCAAGTAGATAGGTCGGGGAATATCATATAAATTCGCGGCGATCATCATTCCCCCAATTAACCCTGTCACCAGGCCCAGCACCGTTAATATCGGCATCATCACACAACAGGCCAAGACCCGTGGAATGACCAAATAGTTAATCGGATTCGCCCCCAACATCTGCAAGGCATCAATTTGTTCCGTGACCCGCATCGTGCCAATTTCCGCCGCAAAGGCCGAACCCACCCGCCCCGCTAAAACCACCGCCGTTAAGACTGGCCCCAATTCCCGAGTTAAGGCAATGGCCAAGACCCCCCCCACCGCCGAAGCTGCCCCAAAATTGATAAATTCCCGCGCCACCTGAATCGTGAACACCATGCCGACAAACATGGAAGTAATCAGGGCTACCCCCAAGGACTCAGGCCCGACGGCTGCTAGTTGCTCTAGGGTATTGCGGCGATGAATTTTACCTTGCAAGATGTGGTAGGCAACTCGCCCAGCTAATAAAAAGGCAGAACAATAGCGCAGAAATTTTGGCGATGACCAGTCAAAGCCCCAAAACCGCCTTAACTTGAAGTTGCCTTGTGCCATTTCTGCCCAACCGAAATAGGTTTTCAGGTTTTTTGGAGTTAATCTTTAGAGAGTATAGCGTTACAGAGCCAAACCCACCCATTAAACATCAGTCCAGAGTTAGCTTTTTCTGATATCAGCTGGCCCTGCCCAAATCACAAGCTAAAGTAGGGGGGTGATGGGTAGAGTTTGGCGCACGGAAGAATGATGAAAGTAACGGGCCTGGGCAAAACACCTGTGGAAGTGGGGGCGTTCTTCAGCGATACTTGGCGCACCTATCAAAAAATTCTCCAGCATAACCACATGCACCACCGGGAACTATACCACCTGGTTCACCAAGAACTCCTGAATGCCCCCCCAGGCCTGGAGATTCTCGACTTAGGGTGTGGCGATGCCTCCTATACAGCCCAGGCCTTGGCAGGGATTTCCTTTAGTCACTATATCGGGGTGGATCTCTCAACGGTGGCCCTCGGGATTGCCGCGGAGAATTTTGCCCAGTTGCCGGGTCGGGCTGAATTTATTACGGCTAATTTTGTGGACTATGTGCAGGCCTGCTCCCATCAATTTGACTTAATTTTGATGTCTTTTTCCCTGCATCACCTCACCTATGGAGACAAGGATCAGTTTCTGGGGCAGTTAAGGCGTGTCTTGCGGCCTGGGGGCATCTTTTTGATGATTGATGTCTTGCGGGAGGAAGGGGAAAGTTTAGCTGACTATTACCAGCGATACATCGGCCAGGCCCACCGCAATCAATGGAAACTCAATCCTGAAGAATTTGTCGCCATGTCAGAGCATATTACCACCAGTGATTTACCGGATTCCGCCGCCGCGATCATTGGCTTAGGTCAGTCCCACGGCTTCAAGGAGATTAATTGCTTATTTCTCCATCCCGACACCACCATTGGCTTAATCAAGTTCCAAGGGTAAGTGCCGCAAAATCTCACACCGGCCCCAGCTATGCCAGTCACCAAACCGATTTATTTAGATCACCAGGCCACAACCCCTTTAGACCCCGACGTTTTGACGGCCATGTGGCCCTACTTTATCGAAAAGGCCGGAAATCCCTCCAGTCAAGGACACCTTTATGGTTGGGAAGCCGCCGCCGCGGTTAAAAAAGCTCGGGAAACTATCGCCAGCGCCATCAATGCCTCACCCGAGTCCATTATTTTTACCAGTGGGGCCACGGAAGCCAATAACTTAGTCATCAAGGGGATTGCCGAAGCCTACTTTGCCAAGGGCCGCCATCTTGTCACCGTCCAAACCGAACACGCGGCGGTTTTAGCTCCTTGTCGCTATTTAGAGCAGCATGGGTTTGAGATCACCTATTTACCCGTCCAGGCCGATGGCTTAGTGGATCTTGATCAACTTACCCCGGCCTTGCGGGAGGATACGATTCTCGTCTCGGTGATGGCGGCCAATAATGAAATCGGTGTACTTCAGCCCATCGAAAAAATTAGTGCGCTCTGTCAGTCACGGGGGATTCTTTGCCATACGGATGCCGCCCAGGCCTTAGGGAAAATTCCCCTCGATGTCCAGGCCTTGGGGGTGGATTTTATGTCTTTAACGGCGCACAAACTCTATGGACCAAAGGGCATTGGTGGACTCTATCGCAAACCCCAAACCCCACCCCTAAAGCTCATTCCCCAACTCCACGGCGGCGGCCAAGAACAAAATTTACGCTCTGGAACCTTGCCTACACCCCAAATTGTCGGATTTGCCCAGGCCGTGACCTTAGCCCATCAATCCCTAGACACTGAATCTGTTCGATTAGCCGGATTGCGGGAAAAACTCTGGCAAGGCCTGGAAAAAATGGGTGATGTCATTCGCAATGGCCATCGGACTGAGACCTTACCCGGATGCTTAAATGTCAGTTTTTGGGGCCTGGATGGTGCCCAATTACAAACCGCGATTCAAGGGAAAATAGCCCTCTCCTCTGGGTCTGCCTGTAGTTCCGCTAAACCTGAGCCTTCCCATGTCCTAGTGGCCTTGGGCCGGACTTTAGCTGAATGTCGGGCGACTCTCCGCTTTGGCCTGGGGCGATCCACAACCGAAGCAGAGATTGAACAAACCCTAGAGATTCTGATCAAGGCCATTCAAAGGATCAGAGGGTAATTATCCCCCACATCACAAGCCAAGTCAGTTAGGAAATAGGGACAAGGTGATCTCTGGAATTCTCGGCTCAGAACTGGGAGGATGGGAGGGATAGGGCGTTAAAGCACTGAACTTAATCTTGTATCCTGGCAATTCAGGGACAGCTTGGGGTTCGTTATTTAGGGTCAGCGTTATGGGAGTCAGTGGCTGGGTTGGGTTTTGGAGGGCCAGATTGATCACCGCTTGCCCGGCCCAAACACATTGCGCCCCCCTAGGACAGCGACTATCCTGAACCACAGCCACAAAGGTGATTCCTAATTGCCCAGAGTTCAGGCTAATGGTTTCCCCTTGTTTGATCCGCAACGGCTGGCCAAATTCTCCGGTTGCCAGGCCACGGGTTTTCGCCAACAACTGAGTCATAATTCCTAAACCATTGACGGGATTTAAGTTTAACCCCAGGCCCACCCCAAACAACAGGACAGCAAATAGCGGCTTCAGTCCAAAACCCATGATTGTTAAATAACTCGCAAACAGCAATAACCTCAGATTTTTTTCTCAGGTTGGGTTTAGGGTAGCACTGGGCGGGTCAGACCGTTGGTTAACTTTGATACGGGGATCAGGCTTTGTTGATCAGTTTGGGGTTGATCTGGCCTGGATTTAAGACGGGATCGATAGGGCTACTGGAGACTGGGCCTTTAAGGCAAAAATCCGCTCCAAAACATCCGCCACGACTTTATCGGGAGTTGAAGCCCCAGAAGTAATCCCAATTGTCAGGGGGCCTGGGGGCAGCCAGTTTTCGGTCACTTCCAAATCCTGTTTCAGGGGCTTATGTTCAACCCGATTCCCCGGCCCGATCCGTTCAGCCGCATCAATGTGATAAGAGGGAATATTCCATTCCACGGCAATTTCTTGGAGGTGGGTTGTATTAGAGGAGTTATAGCCACCAATGACCACAATCAAATCTAAAGGCTCCTCCACCAGCTTGAACATCGCGTCTTGGCGTTCTTGGGTGGCATCACAGATGGTATTGAAACTGAGGAAATGATGATTGATTTGGTCAGGGCCATATTTGCGGATCAGGGTATGTTCAAACAATTTACCCATTTGCTCCGTTTCCCCTTTCAGCATCGTGGTTTGATTGGCAATCCCCAACCGGACTAAATCCCGATCTGGGTCAAATCCGAGCGAATAAGCATTCTGGAATTTCTCTAAAAATTCAACTCGGTCGCCGCCATTGAGGATGTAATCACAGACATATTCCGCCTCAGCCATGTTCAACAAAATCAGATAAGTCCCGGCAAAGGAACTAGTAGCAATGGTTTCCTCGTGATTGTACTTGCCATGAATGATGGAGGTGTAGCTGCCTTTTTTATGTTTTTCGACACTGTTCCAGACTTTCGATACCCAAGGGCAAGTCGTATCAACAATCGTGCAGCCCCGTTCATTCAAGAGTTGCATTTCTTGGACACTGGCCCCAAAGGCGGGCAAAATCACCACATCCCCAGGCCCGACCTCGGAAAAATCTTTCCCTTCGGGGACAACGGGGATAAATTCGACCGCCATATCTCGCAAGCGTTGATTCACCGAGGGGTTATGGATAATCTCATTGGTAATCCAAATGCGCTGAGTGGGAAAATGCTGACGAGTTTCATAGGCTAAGGCCACAGCCCGCTCCACGCCCCAACAAAAGCCAAAGGCCTCCGCTAACCGAATTGTCACCTCCCCCTCTTGCCAGACATAGCCATTATTGCGAATGTTTTGAATCAGGCTGCTTTGATATTCTCCCTGGAGACGCTCGTTAACATCGGCTTCATGGCCAAATCCTTTGCGGTGGTATTGAGTAGATTGATGCAGTGAACGCTTAAAGGCTTTGGTATCCATAATTGACCTAGAGCAAAGTCTATAACTGAGGTGAGATGTAGGCTTGGGGTTTTGGCCGAATTGTCTGAAGCAGTTGATTCCTACTGTACCGGATGGAGTCAGTTTTAACGATACTGTTGGACGGGTTCAAGCCAGTGAAGAATTTCCTGTTCTAGCTGTTGCAACTCCGTAAAGAGGGTTTGCCGTAGCCATTGCCCAACTGCATCGAGGGGGGAAAAGTCCTGGCCGGGTTGCCAACTCCAATCTTGGCCCAGGGGTGTAAGGTGATTTCCGGCTAACCGTTTGCTGGTGATCAAAAAGTCGGGGCGTTGCTCCAGGATGTGAATCAGGCGGGGGGTTTGGTCAATATCATCGTTTTGGAAGCGGATTAAGAGGTTGCGGCGGATCCGGTAGCCTTCATGGATCATCCGTTCCGTTTCCCGCGGACTGGGACTAAATTCTGTGGTGCTGAAACTCTCCCGCAACCCCCGCAGGTTTTCTGATTTCAGGACGGACTCCATAAAGGGGATGGATTGACTGGCACTGTAGTTATTAAAGGCTAAAAAAATATTTCCGGCCCGCTCGGCCCCATAGAGACTGGTGATGAGCAGATGGAGTTTGCAGCCCATACTGTGCCCCAGGCCATAGATCGGTAAAAATCGCTTCAGACGGTGACGTTGCTCGAGATAATTTAGGCCGGTGTTAAATTGCCGCAGGGCCTGGGCTGCCAAGGTGGTGTGATCCAAGGTACTCAGAAACGGGGTGGCAATGACAACATAGTTATGCTTGGCTAAAAATTCCAATAACCGCCGATAGGTTACCTGGGGAGCCGCCGCCACAAAGGCCCCACCAACAAAGTGAATCACCCCCAAGGCCCGGCTGGGAGTTAAAATCCAGGCCCCCTTATGTTCTTGCCACTCCATCCCCGTTGTACTTTCCTTGATTTTAATTGCCCGGTATGTCCATGCTTAGTCTAATCAAGGTTGATGGGGTGAAACCAAAGAGTAGATCATCCCTAAAGCAGAGAAATTACCTCAAAATGTTTCCTGACCTGGGTTATGGGTCAATTTACTACTGCGCGCCTGGACACTGCAAAAGCTAAAAATCTCCTGAAGTTTGGTCAATCTGGGAAATTTGGCCCCTTAGCATTATTTCTGAGCTTGTTCCAAAATGGAAGCTGCATTCTCCACAGAAATATTTGGCTGACTGACCATGCACCACAACCCCATCTGGATAAAAAATCTCAGCTATGTCTATCCCGATGGCACCCAGGCCCTGCACCATATTTCGATCTCCATTGCCGCAACAGAACGGGTGGCGATTGTCGGGGCCAATGGATCGGGAAAATCCACCCTCCTGCTGCATCTGAATGGGATTTTTTTGCCCCAGGCCGGGGAAGTTCGGGTGGGCGAGATGCTCGTGACTCACCAAAATTTACGGGCGATTCGCAACTTTGTTGGCCTGGTGTTTCAGAATCCCGATGATCAGTTATTCATGCCCACGGTGGGGGATGATGTCGCCTTTGGTCCGAAAAATCTCGGCTTAACAGGAACAGCCTTGGGGCAACGGGTGTATCAATCTTTGTACGCAGTGGGGATTGATCCAGACACCTACGGGCCACGGAATCCCCAAAACTTATCGGGTGGTGAAAAAAAACGAATTGCCATTGCCGGCGTGTTAGCGATGCAGCCCCAAGTCCTTGGCCTGGATGAACCCACCGCCCAACTGGATCCCCGCTCCCGCCGCCAACTGATTGAACTGTTGCATCGCCTCCCCTTGACCCAAGTGATTGTTACCCATGATTTAGACCTGGCCCTAGAGCTTTGCCCCCGCACAATTGTTTTAAGCCAAGGAAAAATTGTCTTTGATGGCGGCACGGCCCAGGCCCTAGGTGATGTTAATTTTCTCCAGGCCCATGCCCTTGAATCCCCTCTGAGTTATGCCCGTCCCTACTGTAATCTCCGCGATGCTCCAGCCCTATTATGAAAGGTAATTGACACAGGTACAATCTTAAGCATCCAGGCCAGCCTAGCAACTATGAAAGATATTCTGATTGGGTTGAGTGGAATTTGGAGGGCTTTTGTCTTTGCTGATTCTGAATTAACTGGAGGCATTGATGTTGCAACCTGGGGATAGGGTTGAATTTAGTTTCTGGGAAGCGGGCTGCATGATTTGGCTCGGCTCCTTAGATGTTTATGAGTCCTTTTGCCAGGCCTGGTTTAGCCTCGAAGATAATGTGATCAAAACGGATGCGGCGGCGATTCAAGACCTGATTCTTAATCAACGAGCAATTATGCCCATGGAGTTATACCAAGATGATGGGTTTCGGACTCGGGTGATTCTCCGGGAACTGAATCAGCGGGAACAGGAGGATTGGACGGCACGCGTGGCCGGGCAACTGAATTTACCCACGGGGCAGATGGTGGTGTCGGGAATTGTAGATCGCAATCAAGAGGTTCCTGCTTTGGCTGATATTGACCCTGAGGATGGGCTGCAACTGTATGTAAACGTAACCCCCGGCGAATATGCGGTCACGGTCTATGCCTATCCCCCCGGAGACCTATCCACGGGTTGGGGGCAGATCGCTGATCCAGATTTATTTAAACCCACAGCAGGCATCGAACCCGAAAATCCCCTCGACTATTTTTTACGCACGCGCCCCGGTGAAGCCATGCCAGATTGGTTAGGGGCAGAGTATGGGGCTACAGCAGCAGAACGAGACGAGTTTAACCAAGCCTGTGAAGAGAGTCCGGGGTTTATTGATTTTGTCGTCCAACTATTGCCCTTAAAAGAGCCGCTGCCCAGTCCCTGGCTAGATGGTGAGATGTTTATCCCCTGGGAATTTCGTAAGCCCCAACGGTTTCCCTTAGGTGTGCCAGCTCAGGCCTGAAAACGTTCAGCTTGTCGAGTTAATTGCGTTACTGTGAGGGGTGAAGTTAATCTTTTTTGCAGATTTCCAATGGCTTCTGTGCTCCAGGCCCCCCAACGGCAAAAATTAGACCCTAGTAGTGATGATCGCCTGTTCTATGATGTTCCCCGCTTTGTCACCCATGTGGATGCTGGATTTATTGCCCAACTGACTAACCTCTATCGGCAACGACTACGCCCAGAGATGCGGATTTTGGATTTAATGAGCAGTTGGGTCTCCCATTTACCGCCGGAAATGCGCTTTATGGAAGTGGTCGGCCATGGGTTGAATGGGGCGGAACTGGCTAAAAATCCCCGCTTGGATCAGCATTTTGTCCAGAATCTCAATCAAGAATTAGCCTTACCGTTGCCCGATGCCAGCTTTGATGCGGTGTTGAATACGGTTTCGGTTCAATATCTCCAATACCCAGAAGCCATTTTCGCGGAAATTTATCGAGTTTTGCGGCCAGGTGGGATCATTATTGTTAGTTTTTCCAACCGAATGTTTTATCAAAAAGCAATCCAGGCCTGGCGAGATGGAGATGACCAGGATCATGTGGAATTAGTGAAGTCCTACGTTCAGGCCATACCAGGATTTATCCCACCAGAGGTGATCGCCAATGGGGGCCTGGGAAAATTTCTGCCTTGGCTTTCTTTAGGCGATCCCTTTTATGCCGTGATCAGCCAGCGAGCAATTTAGAGCAAAGGTTAGAGAGACCACAATCCTACTGGTTCGGTTCTAAGGGTAAAGTGGGCAAACTTGGGCTAGGCAAGGGTGTGGGGATGGCATTGGGAGTAATTGGATTTGTGGGGGACGTATTTAGGGGAGGAATGTTAAAAAGTTCTGAACTGGAGTTATTGAGCGTGGGTTGGTCAGTGGGTTGAGTGGCCAAGGCGACCCGATTCCCCCCCACAGACCGGAGTAAGTCCAAAACTTGAATGACTTCGTTATAGCTAACTAACTGTGAGGCTCTTAAAACAACCAGGCCCTGCGGATTTGTCCGTAAATAGGTCAACAGCCGCTCATACAACTGATCCCGATTAACTGGATCCTGCTCCACATAGGTTTGCCCCGTCGGATCAATACTAACCACGAGCAATTTTTGGGACTGGGCCTGACTGGTACTGGCTTTGGGGAGGTCTAAGCTGATGGCCTGTTGGCGGGTGAGGGCGACTGCGGCCAGGATAAAAAAGGTCAAAATGCAAAACACCACGTCGATCAAGGGCAGCATCTCAATCCGAGCATTGTCCCCTTCATTGGGCAGATGGACTTTCATGGGTGCAGTTTCCTAAGGATAAGCGGACTCGACTGGGCTGATACCGGCTTGTTGTTGTAACCAGGCCTGGCGATAGGTCAATTCCAACTCATTACCCGTGCGGCGAAAAATTTGGGCTTGTTGAAACAGCAGGGCCTGGAAAAATCGCTGAAAGGCCAAGGTGACAATTGCGACCACTAAGCCCGTTGCCGTACTGATCAAGGCCTCACTAATCCCAAT
It encodes:
- a CDS encoding class I SAM-dependent methyltransferase encodes the protein MASVLQAPQRQKLDPSSDDRLFYDVPRFVTHVDAGFIAQLTNLYRQRLRPEMRILDLMSSWVSHLPPEMRFMEVVGHGLNGAELAKNPRLDQHFVQNLNQELALPLPDASFDAVLNTVSVQYLQYPEAIFAEIYRVLRPGGIIIVSFSNRMFYQKAIQAWRDGDDQDHVELVKSYVQAIPGFIPPEVIANGGLGKFLPWLSLGDPFYAVISQRAI
- a CDS encoding energy-coupling factor ABC transporter ATP-binding protein, encoding MHHNPIWIKNLSYVYPDGTQALHHISISIAATERVAIVGANGSGKSTLLLHLNGIFLPQAGEVRVGEMLVTHQNLRAIRNFVGLVFQNPDDQLFMPTVGDDVAFGPKNLGLTGTALGQRVYQSLYAVGIDPDTYGPRNPQNLSGGEKKRIAIAGVLAMQPQVLGLDEPTAQLDPRSRRQLIELLHRLPLTQVIVTHDLDLALELCPRTIVLSQGKIVFDGGTAQALGDVNFLQAHALESPLSYARPYCNLRDAPALL
- a CDS encoding 4-hydroxy-3-methylbut-2-enyl diphosphate reductase encodes the protein MDTKAFKRSLHQSTQYHRKGFGHEADVNERLQGEYQSSLIQNIRNNGYVWQEGEVTIRLAEAFGFCWGVERAVALAYETRQHFPTQRIWITNEIIHNPSVNQRLRDMAVEFIPVVPEGKDFSEVGPGDVVILPAFGASVQEMQLLNERGCTIVDTTCPWVSKVWNSVEKHKKGSYTSIIHGKYNHEETIATSSFAGTYLILLNMAEAEYVCDYILNGGDRVEFLEKFQNAYSLGFDPDRDLVRLGIANQTTMLKGETEQMGKLFEHTLIRKYGPDQINHHFLSFNTICDATQERQDAMFKLVEEPLDLIVVIGGYNSSNTTHLQEIAVEWNIPSYHIDAAERIGPGNRVEHKPLKQDLEVTENWLPPGPLTIGITSGASTPDKVVADVLERIFALKAQSPVALSIPS
- a CDS encoding DUF1350 family protein — translated: MEWQEHKGAWILTPSRALGVIHFVGGAFVAAAPQVTYRRLLEFLAKHNYVVIATPFLSTLDHTTLAAQALRQFNTGLNYLEQRHRLKRFLPIYGLGHSMGCKLHLLITSLYGAERAGNIFLAFNNYSASQSIPFMESVLKSENLRGLRESFSTTEFSPSPRETERMIHEGYRIRRNLLIRFQNDDIDQTPRLIHILEQRPDFLITSKRLAGNHLTPLGQDWSWQPGQDFSPLDAVGQWLRQTLFTELQQLEQEILHWLEPVQQYR
- a CDS encoding ExbD/TolR family protein is translated as MKVHLPNEGDNARIEMLPLIDVVFCILTFFILAAVALTRQQAISLDLPKASTSQAQSQKLLVVSIDPTGQTYVEQDPVNRDQLYERLLTYLRTNPQGLVVLRASQLVSYNEVIQVLDLLRSVGGNRVALATQPTDQPTLNNSSSELFNIPPLNTSPTNPITPNAIPTPLPSPSLPTLPLEPNQ